A single region of the Candidatus Parcubacteria bacterium genome encodes:
- the thrS gene encoding threonine--tRNA ligase, which yields MNANPDEIAKDHDHRTLGKELDLFTFSELVGPGLPLWTPRGTILREELDKYVWELRSRYGYQKVTIPHITKRELYETSGHWEKFAGDLFRIVSREGKDYALKPMNCPHHTQIFDRKPHSYREMPQRYAETTMVYRDEQSGELGGLTRVLSITQDDAHVFCRMSQIREEFLNIWDIVDTFYKTFGFSLRVRLSFRDPSTPEKYIGTKEIWDKAEAELREMAEERGADYIEGPGEAALYGPKLDFMAKNAAGREWQVATIQLDLNQPERFNLTCVNEKGEKERIAMIHAAITGSIERATAVILEHLGGVLPAWLSPVQVALLPVSDKHKEYAESVHKELIAAGVRAELAADNESLGKRIREAKLMKIPYLLVVGDKEVESNQVSAENRSGSLGAMSLGDFKGMILKEIQERK from the coding sequence ATGAACGCAAATCCGGACGAAATCGCTAAAGACCACGATCACCGCACCTTGGGCAAGGAGCTCGACCTCTTCACCTTCTCCGAGCTCGTAGGTCCGGGACTTCCCCTCTGGACCCCCCGAGGCACCATCCTCCGCGAAGAGCTGGACAAGTACGTCTGGGAACTCCGCTCCCGCTATGGCTACCAGAAGGTGACCATCCCGCACATAACCAAGCGCGAGCTCTACGAGACCTCCGGCCACTGGGAAAAGTTCGCTGGCGACCTCTTTCGTATTGTCTCCCGCGAAGGCAAGGACTACGCGTTGAAGCCGATGAACTGCCCGCATCACACGCAGATCTTCGACCGTAAGCCCCACTCCTACCGCGAGATGCCCCAGCGCTACGCCGAGACCACCATGGTGTATCGCGACGAGCAGTCCGGCGAATTGGGCGGCCTCACCCGTGTACTCTCCATCACCCAGGACGATGCGCACGTGTTCTGCCGCATGAGCCAGATTCGCGAAGAATTCCTCAACATCTGGGATATCGTGGATACCTTCTACAAGACGTTCGGCTTCAGCCTGCGGGTACGCCTCTCCTTCCGCGACCCCAGCACTCCGGAGAAATATATCGGTACCAAAGAAATCTGGGACAAAGCCGAAGCAGAACTCCGAGAGATGGCGGAGGAGCGTGGCGCTGACTATATCGAAGGCCCTGGTGAAGCCGCCCTCTACGGACCAAAGCTCGACTTCATGGCTAAGAACGCCGCAGGGAGAGAGTGGCAGGTAGCCACCATCCAGCTCGACCTCAACCAGCCAGAGCGTTTTAATCTCACCTGCGTAAACGAGAAGGGAGAGAAGGAGCGTATCGCCATGATCCATGCCGCTATCACTGGCTCCATCGAGCGCGCTACCGCCGTAATCCTGGAACACCTCGGCGGCGTACTCCCCGCCTGGCTCTCACCAGTACAGGTAGCCCTCCTCCCTGTGAGCGACAAGCACAAGGAATATGCGGAGTCCGTGCACAAAGAACTCATAGCTGCGGGCGTACGCGCAGAGCTCGCAGCGGATAATGAAAGTCTGGGTAAGCGTATCCGCGAAGCCAAGCTCATGAAGATCCCCTATCTCCTCGTCGTAGGAGACAAGGAGGTGGAGAGCAATCAAGTCTCTGCAGAGAATCGCTCAGGCAGCCTCGGCGCGATGAGTCTTGGAGATTTCAAAGGGATGATTTTGAAGGAGATACAGGAGAGAAAGTAA